GCGATTCTTATGTACCACAGACATCCAATGTTATGTCCTACTCGAGAAAAGAATGTCGCACAGAATTTACACCTCAACAATACGCCCGAATGTATGCCACATATACCTTAACACGAAATAATTTTAATTGCGCTAGTATTGACGTTGATTTTACGGCAGATGTAACCCAAAGCTGCCAAAGCGCATTGACCGTTGCATTTTCTGAAACTTCAAATGGAGCAACAAGTTGGGCTTGGGATGTTGATGGTGATGACATTACAGATTATACAAGCCAAAACCCAACCCATACCTATACTACCCCAGGTTTGTATGATGTTAAATTAACGGTTTCCAATGCGCAAAACACAATTTCTAAAAGTTATGTGGAATATATAAAAGTTGGTGCAACAGAAACCCTTCCCATAAGTCGTAATTTCGATTCAACCACGGATATCACAGAAGGTGGCTGGACGGTTAAATCCAATACAACCGCTAGTTTTACTTGGGTTTTAAATTCAGGTTCAACGCCTTCAACGGGTAGTGGTCCCCTAACCGATGCTTCGGGTTCTGGCAATTATATTTTTGTAGAAGGATCCAATGCTGTAGCTGGTGAAGTAGCCGAGTATATTACACCTTGTGTTGATATGAATATAGGTAATGCTGTCTTGGAATTTGATTACCACATGTTTGGTCCGCAAATGGGCGAACTTCATGTAGATATTGACACAGGTTCTGGATTTATAAATGATATTACGCCGCCACTTATTGGTCAACAACAATCCACAAATGCTGACCCCTACTTAAATAGATCTGTAGATTTAGCCAGCTATGCTGGACAAACGGTACGTTTCAGGTTTAGAGCTATTAGAGGTTCTAGCTGGAGTAGCGATATTGCCATAGATAATATCCTTATTCAAAACACCTTGAGTAGAGAAACATTTAACACAGATTCTGTTCGTATCTTTCCAAATCCGGTTCAGGATCACACCTTGAACGTAAAATTACCTAATAATAGCTATGAGGTCACATATAATATTACAAATATGTTAGGGCAGATAGTAACATCTGGAACCCTGAAGGATATGATTGATGTCTCTACATTAACACCTGGCACCTACTTTTTATCCCTAAACCTAAATGGTAACAAAGTCATTAAGAAGTTTATAAAAATGTAAGTTCAGTTTAAAACAAAAAAAACACGCTATACGCGTGTTTTTTTGTTTAATAATGCTTTGTTAATGGATTTTATCAATTTAGGTCCTTCATAAATAAAGCCTGTATAGACTTGAACCAAATCAGCACCAGCGTCTATTTTCTCTAAAGCGTCTTGAGCTGAATGAATACCGCCAACACCAATAATGGGAAATGCTTTACGACTCTTTTCGGCAAGATATTTTATAACCTTAGTAGATTTGTCTTTAATGGGCTGACCGCTTAATCCACCATTTCCAATTTCTGTTAATAATTTTGGTGATGCTTTTAAACCACTTCTATCCACAGACGTATTACTCGCTATAACCCCATCCAAATTCGTTTCAGCAATTAGCTCAATAATTTCATCTAATTGCGTGGTATTTAAATCTGGCGCTATTTTAAGTAAAATAGGTTTTTGCTTATTAAAACTTGTATTTGCTTTTTGAACAGTACTTATCAATTCCAACAAATAGTCTTTATCATTCAATTTGGCATGACTCCCAACATTAGGACAGCTTACGTTTAGTACAAAATAATCTACGTAAGGATGTAACGCATTAAAACAGCTAAGGTAATCTTTGGTGTAATCTTCGGGTTTGGTTTGGGTATTTTTCCCAATATTTCCACCAATTATCACCCTTCCTTTATTGGTTTTTAATTGTGCAATAGCTGCTTCAAGACCTTCGTTATTAAAACCCATCCGGTTAATAATGCCTTTATCCGCCTTTAAACGAAACAGACGTTTTTTCGGGTTTCCCTCCTGCCCTTTTGGTGTAACGGTTCCTATTTCAATAAAACCAAAACCAAAATTCACCAATTCATTATACAAAACGGCATTTTTATCAAACCCAGCTGCTAATCCCACAGGGTTTTTAAAAGTAAGCCCAAAAACTTGGCGTTCTAATTTGGCATCTTCAATAACATAAAGACGTCTAAAAATAGCGGACATTCCAGGTATTTTAGAGGTTGTTTTAATTAAGGAAAATGTGAAATGATGAATTTTTTCGGGGTCGAAAAGAAAAAATAAAGGTCGGAGGAGTACTTTGTACATGTTTCAATGTTTGCACAAAAGTAATTCTAAATAAAAAATTGCGCAATTCAAATGATAAAAATTTCAATAATCGTAAATTTGCAGCCATATTTGTAAAACATTCAAATTCATTTCAAATGATATCAAAGGAAAATATTATAAAACGTTTTGTAGGCTACGTAACAGTTGATACCGAATCCGATCCAAATTCAGATACCACACCAAGTACTGCCAAGCAATGGGATTTGGCAAATGCTTTAGTTGAAGAGCTAAAAGCCATTGGGATGCAAGACGTTACCATAGACGAGAACGCTTACATTATGGCAACGCTTCCAAGTAATGTAAATCATGAGGTGCCAACTATTGGGTTTATATCGCATTTTGATACATCGCCAGATTTTACTGGTGCCAACGTAAAACCCCAAATTCATGAGAATTATGACGGCAAGGATATTGTTTTAAATGCAGAAAAAGACATTGTTCTTTCACCTGATTATTTTGAGGACTTATTGTTATATAAAGGGCAAACTCTTATTACTACGGATGGCACAACACTTTTAGGTGCTGATGATAAAGCTGGGATTACCGAAATCGTTTCGGCCATGGAATACCTCATTAAAAATCCTGAAATTAAGCATGGGAAAATTCGCGTAGGCTTTACACCCGATGAAGAAATTGGTCGTGGTGCGCATAAATTTGATGTGCAAAAATTTGGTGCCGATTATGCGTATACCATGGACGGTAGTCAAGTTGGCGAATTAGAATACGAAAACTTTAATGCTGCTGGGGCTGTGGTAACCATTCAGGGTAAAATAGTACATCCGGGTTATGCTAAAGGTAAAATGGTAAACTCCATGTATATTGCTACGGAATATATTAATTCGTTACCGCGATTAGAAACACCAGAACATACGGAAGGTTACGAAGGTTTTTTTCATTTACACACCATGACGGGCGAAGTGGATCAAACCACATTAGAATATATTATTCGGGATCATGACAAGGAGCATTTTGAGGCCCGAAAGGAAGTGATGGAGAAGTTAGCCATCGAAATTAATTCGCAATACGGCCGGGAGGTTATTACCATTGAAATTAAAGACCAATATTTCAATATGAAAGAAAAAGTAGAGCCTGTTATGCATATTGTGGATATTGCTGAAGAAGCCATGATACAACTAGGAATTAAACCACTTATTAAAGCTATTCGTGGTGGTACAGATGGTTCGCAATTAAGTTATATGGGATTACCATGCCCTAATATTTTTGCAGGTGGCCATAATTTCCATGGGCGTTATGAATATGTGCCTGTAGAAAGTATGATAAAAGCAACAGAAGTAATTTGTAAAATTGCAGAATTAACGGCATCAAAACATAAATAGATTGCCCTTTTTAAATGAACTTATTATTTAACACCTAGCAGACTAATATTTACGTTAAAAAATAAGGTTACATTCAAAAAGAAACCCGAATACTTTAAGCGTTCACAAAACACGAACAAGTAAAAAATTAAAGCCGATGATTATAGAATCATCGGCTTTTTTATAGTCATAATATGTGTATTTTAGAATCTATAATTTAATATAACGGCAAAACTTCGTGGATCCGTTTGATTAATATAACGGGTTCTGTAGGTATTATACCCTATTTCGTTAAAGACGTTATTTAAAAGGAATCTCGCTTGCCAATGTTTATTAAACGTATAGGCGGCTTGCATATTTACCAAGGTGTAGGCATCCACATCAAACGGTTTTTGGTTTGGTACAATACCTTCATGCGTAACAGCACCAGAAGACCAATCGTTAACAGGACGTTCGCCTGTATAATATGCGCCCGCTCCAAATGACAGACCTTCCAATTGGCCTTTAAACGTATAATTACCATATAAATTAAATGTATGATTTGGGGTGTTTAATGGTGAAGAACCATAAACAAAGGAGGTGTGTTCTTTATATTCTGCATCAATATAAGAGTAACCGGCTATAACTTCAAAATTCTCTAATATACGCCCCGTTAATTCCACTTCAATTCCTTGTCGTTGATCATTTCCTCCCTTTTCATAATATAAAATAGTAGACCAAGAAGCATCATAAACGGGAAGGTTAATATCCTTGTTGTTTATTTTGAAATACGTTAGATTGAAACGTAAGCGACTATTTAACCAATTTGTTTTAATACCAGCTTCCAACTGATCATAGCGCTCATTACCCAATTCTTCGCCATTTTCACCTAACCTAGCAGCTGTTCTTGGATAAGAACTATTGGTATACGAAGTAAAGACATTCACATTTTTTAAAGGACTAACAATAACACCAAACAACGGATTAAAGGCTGTGCTTCGCGTGTTTTCCACATCCCCAACTGTTTCTGTACTACTAATACGTGCGCCTAAAAAAGTTTTTAACCAGGTATTCCAAGAAATAACATCCTGCGCCACTAAACCTAAAGCTCGTGTTTCACCGCCATTATATCCGGTTGCGCCTAAAGTTAAACCAGGCAAAGTATGGGTGTTATTTTGATATACATTAATGGTATCTACAACACCAGCGGATTGTGATGATGTGGCATATTTTGAGGTTCTATAGTCAAACCCAACTTGAAAGGTATGCTTAATTTTTCCTGTTTCTAATTCGTCTCCAATTAAATCAAATTGCAGCACACTGTTGTTATCGGAACGGGTTGATGTACTATAACTACGCTCACGAATATGATACTGCGGTTCATTGGCAACGGACACAACGTTTCCGAGGCCGGCACCTTTATCATTCAAATCCAATCCCGATGTGAAGAAAGCACCTTTTAATTCTAACTTATCACTTAATTTATGATCTAAACGAATAGAATAAGTGGAGTTTTGTGTAATAGAACGATCATTTTCAAATCCTAAAAACTGATTATGGGGTAAATCGTAAATGGCATTTACATCGTTTTCACCCAAATTAACCGTACCTAAATCAGGTGTCCGGCTATCATCAAAATAATCCATTTCAACCGTAACTTTGGTTTTATCATTAATGCGCCATTCTAACGACGGGTTGATATAAAAGCGCTCCGCAGAAACTAAAGAACGGTAACTATCTGCTCTTTCTAAAGCACCGTTAATTCTAAAAGCTAAATTTTTCTGTGTATTTATGGGGCCATAAACATCAAATGTTGTCCGTACTTGTCCATAACTACCCACACGTAAAGACACATCTCCACCATGGTAATATCTGGGAGTTTTTGTTACCATATTTATAACGCCTCCAGGGCTTCCTAAATCTGTAGCAACCCCTTGTGTAATGGATGCCGTTCCTTTTAATACCTGGATATTATCAATGCCTTGCATATCTGTTAACACACCAACGCCGCGAAAATCAGAATTAACACGAACTCCGTTTTTTAATATGGGAATTCCCCTAAACCCACGGGAGCTCATACTCTCACGTTTATTACCATAGGTTGCAAATGTATAAACACCAGGTACGTTTTTCGTAGCATCAGAAATGCTTAAATTCCCTTGCTGTTCTATTAATTTATCTGAAATAATGGAGATACTTTGAATTTGCTCATAAGGTTCCAAAGGCAATCTGGTTAAGGCTTCAATTTTATCAGGATGCTTAAAACGACTACCAAAAACTTCTACTTCATCCAAATCGGTATCACTCTGCAAAGTGATTGTTAATTCAACGGTTTCATTAGGTTGAAGCTCTATGCTCTTGTAAGCTGATTTAAATCCTACAAAGGAAACCTGAATGGTAAATGAGCCAGGTGCCACAGGTTCTAGATTAAAAAATCCATTTTCGTTGGTGGTAGTTCCTTGCTTCGTCTCTTGTATAAAAACGTGCGCATAAGCCACGGGTTCATTAGAGGCAGAAACTATAGTTCCTGATATTTTTGATTGCGAAAATGCAACCTGAAATGCTATCAAAAAAATCACATATAATATTTTGTTCATGGGTTAGTTATTTAGATTTATTTTAAATAAACGACAAATATAATACCCTTTAATAAAAACTCAAAGCTTATTTAGACTGAATTAAAATAAAAAATAGTAGTAATCTGACATTCAATTCAATAAAAATTAGGGTAAATAATTGTTAAAAAACACGTATTTTTAAGGTAGTAATTACGTATATCTATGAAAAAAGCCAATTCAGTTGAAGACTATATTGAAAGTCATGAAAAATATAAAGAAGCACTTAATCTTTTAAGAAAAATAATATTAAAAACGGATTTATAAGAAACCTTAAAATGGCATGCACCGGTCTATACCTGGCAAGGAAAAAATGTTTTAGGATTAGGGGCTTTTAAAAACCATTTTGGTATTTGGTTTTTTAATGGTGTATTTTTAAAGGATGAACACCATCTTTTAGAACAGGCCCAAGAAAAAACAAAAGGATTAAGGCAAATGCGCTTTGAATCTGTTCATGACATTAATAAAGATGCTGTTTTGAGCTATGTAAAAGAAGCGATAAAAAACCAAAAAGAAGGAAAAGAAATTACAGCGAGCCGAAAGGGAAAGACTATTCAGATTCCAAAAGAATTAGAGCAATATTTAAAAGATAACCCGACATTAAAATCCGCTTTTATGGCACTAACGCCAGGCCGCCAACGGGAATATTCCGATTATATTAAATCCGCCAAACGCGATGCCACCAAGCAAACACGTCTAGAAAAGATGAAACCATTAGTTCTTGAAGGTAAAGGCCTTTATGATAAATACAAAGACTGCTAAACCCTACATTAAAAAACGATAATTTAAGGATAATAAAACCGATTTTCTATTACCAAGTACACCTAATTCGGTTCGAAACATCCAGCTTTTATTGGCCTGATATTGGGCTCCAATTATACCATTCCATTTTTGTTGTACCTGTTTATCGAGGCCATATTTAATAACGGCTTCTTCATCTGCATCCGCTAAACGCTCTACTATAGGCGTAAGTATTTGATCGGCAATAACCTTTTGTGGAATACTAGCTTCATTATTATACCACTGATAATAATTATTGACTATTTCATCGCGTTTAACACCATCTGCACTTGGCAAAGCATCTTTTAATTTTAACTGTCCAGACGTATTACTACCTGTTTCCATAAAAATCCACCAACCCAAATGGCTATATTTCTATCTGGTCTATTTTTAAAAACATGACTATGACCAAACCTAATGTTCGTAACCCGCACAGGTACGGCTTCATCTAAAAGTTCCGGCTTGTTCCAAGTAAAATTAGCATCTACCGAGAAAAAAACAGAGCCAACGGCGCCTGCGAACATAAGGCCTACCCCAACACTAGAAACGTTTTGCTCTACTATAAATTGCAAGGTAATGGGATATACTAAGTTAATTTCCGTTCGTGAATGTCCATAGCCAAAAATTCCATAAACATTTAAAAACGGGAATACCCAAACATCGGGTCTTACATTAACAGTGTAACTAGTATTCACATTATTACCAAACTGAATAAAATTAACAGGCGTGAGGCCTATATTAATAAGTCGTGTATCTAAACCAAGCTGTAAGTTGTCCACCGTAATGCCTTGTTCCATAAACATGAAATTACCCATAATTCCTACCGGATAAGGAATATCAAAACCTTTATTATAGGCGCCTTGTCCAAAAACAGGAAAGGTATAATTATACGTAACTTGCTTTAAACTATCTCGATATGTTTCAAACTTCTCCCTAACTTTTGTGCTAGGCTGTTGGGCTTGTACAAAATTAAAACAAACAAAAGCAAATAAACTAGAGATTATTAGTGTCTTAAAATTCATAATTAATCTGATAAGGAATCTGTTTTTATTACAGGCTCTTCTTCAATTTTTTTAGCACTTTTTTTAGCACCTATAGGAAGATTCAATTTTAAAAATATAGAATTATTTTTAGTTTTTGAGTTCTCTTTATATACGTTTACCAAGCCTTGAAAATAGGTCAATCCTACGGATAACCCGCCAATTTTTTTAAATCGGTAACCAATGCCCATCCCTGCGCCGGCTTCAATAGGATTAATAGCATCTTTATTATCTTGACGGATCCGTGTATCTATACCAACGGCTTCATTAACATATTCTACATATGCTTTATAGCGTAAACCAAATTGTGGCCCAGCTTCAACATAAATATTGTTATTAAAAACTTATTTGGCATAAGCCGGAACAATAAAGTAATTAATTCTTTGGGTGTATGTTCCATCATGACTTATAAAATTAACGCCAGACGCTTCTAAATCTGCCAAACTTAAATCCGCAGTACCTAAATTAGATTTTACCAATACACCAGTGTAAAGGTAAAGCTGCTCTTGCATTTTAAAATTGAAATAAAATCCCAAATTAAAAGTTCCTGACCGATTGGAACTATCTAAACCCGATATATCTGAAAAATTATAACCGCCTTCTAAACCAAACTCAATATTAGGTGAGTTTAATTTGTCACCTAGAAGTAAGGTAATAAGAACTTGAGAAGAAACAGCTTGCACTGAAAACAAAAACAAGAGATTAAGTAGCGTTTTTCGTACCATATAAAGTTATTTGAACTAATATCGGAATTATAATTTAAAACTAAGGCAAAAAAAAGCCACTCGTTGAGTGGCTTTCTTTTTTTTAAACTTGTAATATTTATTTCACTTTCTCTGGTTCATTGAGTTTTTTACTCATTTCCATAGAAATTGCCGAGCGATCAAATTTTATTTTACCAGCAAGCGTTTCAATAATACAGCTGGCGTCTTTATCATTAAAGTCAACAACTTTACCATGCATACCACTTTTGGTAATAACGCGATCACCTTTTTTTAATTCGGCTGCGAATTTTTTTTCTTGTTTTGCACGTTTCATTTGCGGTGCTATCATGAAGAAATACACGACAACAAACATCAAAATAAACGGTAAAAACGTACTTAAACTTTCTCCCATCTGATTAATTAATCGTGGTTATGGCCTTCATGACCTGGTTGTGTACTGTACTTTCTAGGTGCAGCTTGTTGGTTTGGAACAGCTCCTGCTGGCATTTGACCTTGGTTCGTTACCGCTGGTGCCGTTGCTCTAGCAGGTGCATTAGGGTCTGGCTTAACAAATGCCGAAACTTTAACTGTTTCTTTACCCATTTCTGTGTTAGCCGTTATAGTTACCGTTTTAGTAACTTTATTTGCGCCTGTACCATCAAAAATAACGGTAAATTCGCCGCTTTCACCTGGTGCTAATGGCTCTCTACTCCAATCTTTTGGTACTGTACAACCACATGAACTCTTAATATCTGTAATTACTAATGGGGCATTACCAGTATTTTCGTATTTGAAAACAGTTTCCACTTTAGATTTTGCTTCAATTTCACCAAAATCATGTTCTGTTTTGTCAAAAGATA
Above is a window of Bizionia sp. M204 DNA encoding:
- a CDS encoding T9SS-dependent choice-of-anchor J family protein — encoded protein: MPTFTQTKSTLFLLVVVLFQISAFSQEQNCGTMETAESLQFFENNRQQILEIEENFLNNAQFRASNPITSVPVKVHIIRTSAGSGGLSTTELDDAMAIMNGFYANANLEFFVCDGINYIDSDAYYDFQDDQEAVLTSANNVPGLINIYFTDAVTRVSSGTSICGYAYYPGGDDTILMVNSCANNGSTLAHEMGHFFSLRHTHGGTPNELVDGSNCSTEGDYICDTPADPTLSYSNVNSSCTYTGADLDANGDSYVPQTSNVMSYSRKECRTEFTPQQYARMYATYTLTRNNFNCASIDVDFTADVTQSCQSALTVAFSETSNGATSWAWDVDGDDITDYTSQNPTHTYTTPGLYDVKLTVSNAQNTISKSYVEYIKVGATETLPISRNFDSTTDITEGGWTVKSNTTASFTWVLNSGSTPSTGSGPLTDASGSGNYIFVEGSNAVAGEVAEYITPCVDMNIGNAVLEFDYHMFGPQMGELHVDIDTGSGFINDITPPLIGQQQSTNADPYLNRSVDLASYAGQTVRFRFRAIRGSSWSSDIAIDNILIQNTLSRETFNTDSVRIFPNPVQDHTLNVKLPNNSYEVTYNITNMLGQIVTSGTLKDMIDVSTLTPGTYFLSLNLNGNKVIKKFIKM
- a CDS encoding quinone-dependent dihydroorotate dehydrogenase — protein: MYKVLLRPLFFLFDPEKIHHFTFSLIKTTSKIPGMSAIFRRLYVIEDAKLERQVFGLTFKNPVGLAAGFDKNAVLYNELVNFGFGFIEIGTVTPKGQEGNPKKRLFRLKADKGIINRMGFNNEGLEAAIAQLKTNKGRVIIGGNIGKNTQTKPEDYTKDYLSCFNALHPYVDYFVLNVSCPNVGSHAKLNDKDYLLELISTVQKANTSFNKQKPILLKIAPDLNTTQLDEIIELIAETNLDGVIASNTSVDRSGLKASPKLLTEIGNGGLSGQPIKDKSTKVIKYLAEKSRKAFPIIGVGGIHSAQDALEKIDAGADLVQVYTGFIYEGPKLIKSINKALLNKKTRV
- the pepT gene encoding peptidase T, translating into MISKENIIKRFVGYVTVDTESDPNSDTTPSTAKQWDLANALVEELKAIGMQDVTIDENAYIMATLPSNVNHEVPTIGFISHFDTSPDFTGANVKPQIHENYDGKDIVLNAEKDIVLSPDYFEDLLLYKGQTLITTDGTTLLGADDKAGITEIVSAMEYLIKNPEIKHGKIRVGFTPDEEIGRGAHKFDVQKFGADYAYTMDGSQVGELEYENFNAAGAVVTIQGKIVHPGYAKGKMVNSMYIATEYINSLPRLETPEHTEGYEGFFHLHTMTGEVDQTTLEYIIRDHDKEHFEARKEVMEKLAIEINSQYGREVITIEIKDQYFNMKEKVEPVMHIVDIAEEAMIQLGIKPLIKAIRGGTDGSQLSYMGLPCPNIFAGGHNFHGRYEYVPVESMIKATEVICKIAELTASKHK
- a CDS encoding TonB-dependent receptor, with the translated sequence MNKILYVIFLIAFQVAFSQSKISGTIVSASNEPVAYAHVFIQETKQGTTTNENGFFNLEPVAPGSFTIQVSFVGFKSAYKSIELQPNETVELTITLQSDTDLDEVEVFGSRFKHPDKIEALTRLPLEPYEQIQSISIISDKLIEQQGNLSISDATKNVPGVYTFATYGNKRESMSSRGFRGIPILKNGVRVNSDFRGVGVLTDMQGIDNIQVLKGTASITQGVATDLGSPGGVINMVTKTPRYYHGGDVSLRVGSYGQVRTTFDVYGPINTQKNLAFRINGALERADSYRSLVSAERFYINPSLEWRINDKTKVTVEMDYFDDSRTPDLGTVNLGENDVNAIYDLPHNQFLGFENDRSITQNSTYSIRLDHKLSDKLELKGAFFTSGLDLNDKGAGLGNVVSVANEPQYHIRERSYSTSTRSDNNSVLQFDLIGDELETGKIKHTFQVGFDYRTSKYATSSQSAGVVDTINVYQNNTHTLPGLTLGATGYNGGETRALGLVAQDVISWNTWLKTFLGARISSTETVGDVENTRSTAFNPLFGVIVSPLKNVNVFTSYTNSSYPRTAARLGENGEELGNERYDQLEAGIKTNWLNSRLRFNLTYFKINNKDINLPVYDASWSTILYYEKGGNDQRQGIEVELTGRILENFEVIAGYSYIDAEYKEHTSFVYGSSPLNTPNHTFNLYGNYTFKGQLEGLSFGAGAYYTGERPVNDWSSGAVTHEGIVPNQKPFDVDAYTLVNMQAAYTFNKHWQARFLLNNVFNEIGYNTYRTRYINQTDPRSFAVILNYRF
- a CDS encoding YdeI family protein; translation: MRFESVHDINKDAVLSYVKEAIKNQKEGKEITASRKGKTIQIPKELEQYLKDNPTLKSAFMALTPGRQREYSDYIKSAKRDATKQTRLEKMKPLVLEGKGLYDKYKDC
- a CDS encoding outer membrane beta-barrel protein, encoding MYVEAGPQFGLRYKAYVEYVNEAVGIDTRIRQDNKDAINPIEAGAGMGIGYRFKKIGGLSVGLTYFQGLVNVYKENSKTKNNSIFLKLNLPIGAKKSAKKIEEEPVIKTDSLSD
- the yajC gene encoding preprotein translocase subunit YajC, which codes for MGESLSTFLPFILMFVVVYFFMIAPQMKRAKQEKKFAAELKKGDRVITKSGMHGKVVDFNDKDASCIIETLAGKIKFDRSAISMEMSKKLNEPEKVK
- a CDS encoding DUF1573 domain-containing protein, producing MKKVLLGLSAFCLIAFTSCKDDATKKIDDTNVAEAADRDAQASNFPVLSFDKTEHDFGEIEAKSKVETVFKYENTGNAPLVITDIKSSCGCTVPKDWSREPLAPGESGEFTVIFDGTGANKVTKTVTITANTEMGKETVKVSAFVKPDPNAPARATAPAVTNQGQMPAGAVPNQQAAPRKYSTQPGHEGHNHD